In Streptomyces sp. NBC_01717, one DNA window encodes the following:
- a CDS encoding response regulator transcription factor yields MTPPAVRILLCDDHAVVRAGLLALLGSEPDIEVVGEAGSGEEAVVLAARLTPDVVLMDLQLGEGIDGVEATRRIAVTGVHVLVLTTYDTDADITRAIEAGATGYLLKAERPEELFAAIRSAAQGRTTLSPPVASRVMARMRSPLPTLTDRERDILGQLSQGLGNREIARALFISEATVKTHLGRIYDKLGVDTRAGAVSVAKEQRLLP; encoded by the coding sequence ATGACCCCGCCCGCCGTACGGATCCTGCTCTGCGACGACCACGCCGTCGTACGTGCCGGACTGCTCGCCCTCCTGGGCAGCGAACCGGACATCGAGGTCGTCGGCGAGGCGGGCAGCGGCGAGGAGGCCGTCGTCCTGGCCGCCCGGCTGACCCCCGACGTCGTGCTGATGGACCTCCAACTGGGCGAAGGAATCGACGGCGTCGAAGCCACCCGTCGCATCGCGGTCACCGGCGTCCATGTCCTCGTCCTCACGACGTACGACACGGACGCCGACATCACCCGCGCCATCGAAGCGGGCGCCACCGGCTATCTGCTGAAGGCGGAACGCCCGGAGGAACTGTTCGCCGCGATCCGCTCGGCGGCCCAGGGACGCACCACGCTCTCCCCACCGGTTGCCAGCCGTGTCATGGCCCGCATGCGCAGCCCCCTGCCGACGCTCACGGACCGCGAACGCGACATCCTGGGCCAGCTGTCCCAGGGCCTGGGCAACCGGGAAATCGCCCGGGCCCTGTTCATCAGCGAGGCCACGGTCAAGACGCACCTGGGCCGCATCTACGACAAACTCGGCGTCGACACCCGCGCGGGCGCCGTGTCCGTGGCGAAGGAGCAGCGGCTGCTGCCGTGA
- a CDS encoding NAD(P)-binding protein encodes MQRIHIIGGGLAGFTAAITAAESGALVTVHEAHHTLGGRARTAEGPYRTNDGPHALYRRGPHWTWLAQRGLLGPTATVPLRQAGKIRFRLGGALRRTPPLALLRLTRRRAEHAPVDTDFRTWATAQVGEEGARAAAHFAAVALYHHDPGSLSAAFVQERLRRAAALPPEARYPVGGWAQVIDRMAARAWNLSVRIETATRIDPSALDGLARSGPVVVATSLDAARGLLRDPTLTWDSGRTALIDLALRTRRGDAFAVSDLDAPGWTERFSAQDRTLAPAGRQLVQGQIPVAPGESKATGVARAEDLLDLGFPGWRDRVEWRREALATGRTGAVDRPGTTWRDRPAIDRGNGIYLAGDQVAAPGLLSEVSFNSGMEAAVLALGASEQSLPTGRPLDLKRS; translated from the coding sequence ATGCAGCGCATCCACATCATCGGCGGCGGCCTCGCCGGGTTCACCGCAGCGATCACGGCCGCCGAGTCCGGTGCCCTGGTGACCGTCCACGAGGCCCACCACACCCTCGGCGGCCGCGCCAGGACCGCCGAAGGCCCGTATCGAACCAATGACGGACCCCACGCCCTCTACCGCCGCGGACCCCACTGGACCTGGCTCGCGCAGCGCGGCCTCCTCGGCCCGACCGCCACCGTGCCGCTGCGCCAGGCCGGAAAAATCCGCTTCCGGCTGGGCGGCGCCCTGCGCAGGACCCCGCCCCTCGCCCTCCTCCGCCTGACCCGCCGCCGGGCCGAACACGCCCCCGTCGACACCGATTTCCGCACCTGGGCCACCGCCCAGGTCGGCGAGGAGGGCGCCCGTGCGGCCGCACATTTCGCCGCTGTCGCGCTCTACCACCACGACCCCGGTTCGCTCTCCGCCGCGTTCGTCCAGGAGCGGCTGCGCCGCGCCGCCGCACTACCGCCCGAGGCCCGCTACCCGGTCGGCGGCTGGGCGCAGGTCATCGACCGGATGGCCGCGCGCGCCTGGAACCTGAGCGTCCGGATCGAGACGGCGACCCGGATCGACCCGAGCGCCCTCGACGGGCTGGCCCGCAGCGGCCCGGTGGTCGTCGCCACCTCCCTCGACGCCGCCCGCGGCCTGCTCCGCGACCCCACCCTGACGTGGGACAGCGGCAGGACCGCCCTGATCGACCTGGCCCTGCGCACCCGCCGCGGCGACGCGTTCGCCGTCTCCGACCTGGACGCCCCCGGCTGGACAGAACGCTTCAGCGCCCAGGACCGCACCCTTGCCCCGGCGGGCCGACAGCTCGTCCAGGGCCAGATTCCGGTCGCCCCCGGCGAGTCGAAGGCGACCGGTGTCGCCCGGGCCGAAGACCTCCTCGACCTCGGCTTCCCGGGCTGGCGCGACCGTGTCGAGTGGCGGCGCGAGGCCCTCGCCACCGGCCGTACGGGCGCGGTCGACCGCCCCGGCACCACCTGGCGGGACCGGCCGGCCATCGACCGCGGCAACGGCATCTACCTCGCGGGCGACCAGGTCGCGGCGCCCGGACTGCTCAGCGAGGTGTCGTTCAACAGCGGAATGGAGGCCGCCGTGCTCGCGCTCGGAGCGAGCGAACAGTCCCTGCCGACCGGTCGGCCACTTGACCTCAAGCGGAGTTGA
- a CDS encoding GNAT family N-acetyltransferase has protein sequence MIIEPLLPVTGALPGPLLAELTALYASDPAFQQISGDFPNPHDIRSEQVAASLAEELANPDTEVLLARSQGRLVGVSITLARHPDPADPDPWIGLLMVDGRHHRSGYGRQLAGLVEERFRAAGRDGIRLAVLDNNPKALAFWTALGYEVIDHRRDRQLDRPCAVLRKPLKPAE, from the coding sequence GTGATCATCGAACCGCTGCTGCCGGTGACCGGCGCGCTTCCCGGCCCGCTGCTCGCCGAACTCACCGCGCTCTACGCGTCCGATCCGGCGTTCCAGCAGATCAGCGGCGACTTCCCGAACCCCCATGACATCCGGTCGGAACAGGTCGCGGCCTCGCTCGCCGAGGAGCTGGCGAACCCGGACACCGAGGTGCTGCTCGCCCGGTCGCAGGGCCGGTTGGTCGGCGTGTCCATCACCCTCGCGCGCCATCCGGACCCGGCCGACCCCGACCCGTGGATCGGGCTGCTCATGGTCGACGGACGACACCACCGCTCCGGCTACGGACGACAGCTGGCCGGGCTCGTCGAGGAGCGGTTCCGGGCAGCCGGGCGGGACGGAATCCGACTCGCCGTCCTGGACAACAACCCCAAGGCGCTCGCCTTCTGGACGGCACTCGGCTACGAGGTCATCGACCACCGGCGCGACCGCCAACTGGACCGCCCCTGCGCGGTGTTGCGCAAGCCGTTGAAGCCTGCCGAATAA
- a CDS encoding M1 family metallopeptidase encodes MFLAFVTATVVSLAVGCTGGTGGVEGTPGAAGLRDPYFPKAGNGGYDVTHYDLTFDVDPAAQRIRATAVITARATQDLSAFNLDLAGLTVDSAKVEGRPAAVNRAGRELTLRPAAEVERHLHKGRTFRTVVHYSGSPLTLTDPDGSKEGWLRTADGSVALGEPVGSMAWFPGNDHPSDKATYDLTATVPRGLTAVSNGELTSRKVSGATTTYHWHTAEPMATYLATLVVGRFDTKASTTPDGIKVFTAVDPKVAAASARTLARIPEVVRWEAARFGPYPFSSTGAIVGRPHDSGYALETQNRPYFPGPPTVGTLVHEMAHQWFGDSVTPASWRDMWLNEGFATYAEWLWKADKEGVPVRRSFDAAFADDANWAFPPARPPTAADISQDPVYERGAMVIHKIRQAIDDDRRFLALLAGWTKAHRYGTASTADFTAYVERTTGKDLTDLWNTWLYGDGRPAPERS; translated from the coding sequence CTGTTCCTGGCCTTCGTCACCGCCACCGTCGTCTCCCTCGCCGTCGGCTGCACCGGCGGGACCGGTGGTGTGGAGGGCACTCCCGGCGCCGCCGGTCTGCGCGACCCGTACTTCCCGAAGGCCGGCAACGGCGGGTACGACGTCACGCACTATGACCTCACCTTCGACGTCGACCCGGCCGCCCAGCGGATCCGCGCCACCGCCGTGATCACCGCGCGCGCCACCCAGGACCTCAGCGCCTTCAACCTCGACCTGGCCGGGCTGACCGTCGATTCCGCGAAGGTCGAGGGGCGTCCGGCCGCCGTCAACCGGGCGGGCCGCGAGCTGACGCTGCGCCCCGCCGCCGAGGTGGAGCGCCATCTGCACAAGGGCCGGACCTTCCGTACGGTCGTCCACTACTCCGGTTCCCCGCTGACCCTCACCGATCCTGACGGGTCGAAGGAGGGCTGGCTGAGGACGGCGGACGGATCGGTGGCACTCGGTGAGCCGGTCGGGTCGATGGCCTGGTTCCCCGGTAACGACCACCCGAGCGACAAGGCGACGTACGACCTCACGGCCACCGTCCCCCGGGGTCTGACGGCCGTCTCCAACGGTGAGCTGACGTCCCGGAAGGTCTCCGGCGCCACCACCACGTACCACTGGCACACCGCCGAACCCATGGCGACCTATCTCGCGACGCTCGTCGTCGGCCGCTTCGACACGAAGGCGTCGACGACCCCCGACGGCATCAAGGTGTTCACGGCCGTGGACCCGAAGGTGGCCGCGGCGAGTGCCCGGACCCTCGCCCGGATCCCCGAGGTGGTGCGGTGGGAGGCGGCGCGCTTCGGCCCGTACCCGTTCTCGTCCACCGGCGCGATCGTCGGCCGACCGCACGACTCCGGGTATGCGCTGGAGACCCAGAACCGGCCGTACTTCCCCGGGCCGCCGACCGTCGGAACCCTCGTCCACGAGATGGCCCACCAGTGGTTCGGGGACTCCGTCACGCCCGCCAGCTGGCGCGACATGTGGCTCAATGAGGGCTTCGCGACCTACGCGGAGTGGCTGTGGAAGGCGGACAAGGAGGGCGTTCCCGTCCGGCGCAGTTTCGACGCCGCCTTCGCCGACGATGCCAACTGGGCGTTCCCGCCCGCGCGTCCGCCGACGGCCGCGGACATTTCCCAGGACCCGGTGTACGAGCGCGGGGCGATGGTGATCCACAAGATCCGGCAGGCGATCGACGACGACCGGCGGTTCCTCGCGCTCCTCGCGGGCTGGACGAAGGCCCATCGGTACGGCACCGCGTCGACGGCCGACTTCACCGCGTACGTGGAGCGGACGACGGGGAAGGATCTGACGGATCTGTGGAACACCTGGCTGTACGGCGATGGCCGGCCCGCCCCGGAAAGGAGCTGA
- a CDS encoding M4 family metallopeptidase yields the protein MTPHVNTRRAAALAAVAAMVVVGVQSGAATAAPGNAHDGASATRTAGTSGARTVIDPNTAPERTAAIKSAQSDASSTADALGLGSREKLIVRDVIKDADGTVHTRYERTYAGLPVLGGDLVTHTTGSGKLKSVTKANNARITVPSTTPKVKTAASARKVIWAGSGKPVLAFETVRTGVQKDGTPSRRHLITDAVTGRTLHSYEAIETGVGNSQYSGKVTLSTTASGSGFELTDGDRGGHKTYDLNQGESGTGALVTDDDDTWGDSTGGDRQTAAVDAHYGAAMTWDFYKSALGRDGIAGDGKAAYSRVHYGNAYVNAFWDDSCFCMTYGDGADNKSALTSLDVAGHEMSHGLTAATAKLDYAGESGGLNEATSDILGTSVEFFADSSSDAGDYLIGEKIDINGDGTPLRYMDKPSKDGGSADYWSAGVGDLDVHYSSGVANHFFYLLSEGSGPKTINGVDYDSPTADGSTVTGIGRDKAVQIWYKALSAYMTSTTDYAAARTATEKAATDLYGAGSPELAAVDAAWSGVNVK from the coding sequence ATGACCCCCCACGTGAACACCCGTCGTGCCGCAGCCCTGGCCGCCGTGGCCGCGATGGTCGTCGTCGGCGTGCAGTCCGGTGCGGCGACCGCAGCCCCGGGCAACGCCCACGACGGCGCCTCCGCCACCCGTACCGCCGGCACGTCCGGCGCGAGGACCGTGATCGACCCGAACACCGCGCCGGAGCGGACCGCCGCGATCAAGTCGGCCCAGTCGGACGCCTCTTCGACGGCCGACGCGCTCGGGCTCGGCAGCCGGGAGAAGCTGATCGTCCGCGATGTGATCAAGGACGCCGACGGCACCGTCCACACCCGCTACGAGCGCACCTACGCCGGACTGCCCGTCCTCGGCGGCGACCTCGTCACCCACACCACCGGCAGCGGAAAGCTCAAGAGCGTCACCAAGGCGAACAACGCCCGGATAACGGTGCCGTCCACGACGCCGAAGGTGAAGACCGCGGCGAGCGCCCGCAAGGTGATCTGGGCGGGCAGCGGCAAGCCCGTCCTCGCCTTCGAGACGGTGAGGACCGGCGTGCAGAAGGACGGCACGCCCAGCAGGCGTCACCTCATCACGGACGCCGTCACCGGCAGGACGCTGCACAGCTACGAGGCGATCGAGACCGGCGTCGGCAACAGCCAGTACAGCGGCAAGGTCACCCTGTCGACCACCGCGAGCGGCTCCGGCTTCGAGCTGACCGACGGCGACCGCGGCGGCCACAAGACGTACGACCTGAACCAGGGCGAGAGCGGCACCGGCGCGCTCGTCACCGACGACGACGACACCTGGGGCGACAGCACCGGCGGCGACCGGCAGACCGCCGCGGTCGACGCCCACTACGGTGCCGCCATGACCTGGGACTTCTACAAGTCCGCGCTGGGCCGCGACGGCATCGCGGGCGACGGCAAGGCCGCCTACTCCCGGGTCCACTACGGCAACGCGTACGTCAACGCGTTCTGGGACGACAGCTGCTTCTGCATGACGTACGGCGACGGCGCCGACAACAAGAGCGCCCTCACCAGCCTCGACGTCGCGGGCCACGAGATGAGCCACGGCCTGACCGCGGCGACGGCCAAGCTCGACTACGCAGGCGAGTCCGGCGGCCTGAACGAGGCGACCAGCGACATCCTCGGCACCTCGGTCGAGTTCTTCGCCGACAGCAGCAGCGACGCCGGCGACTACCTCATCGGCGAGAAGATCGACATCAACGGCGACGGCACCCCGCTGCGCTACATGGACAAGCCGAGCAAGGACGGCGGTTCGGCGGACTACTGGAGCGCCGGCGTCGGCGACCTCGACGTCCACTACTCCTCCGGCGTCGCCAACCACTTCTTCTACCTGCTGTCCGAGGGCAGCGGCCCGAAGACCATCAACGGGGTGGACTACGACTCCCCGACCGCCGACGGCTCGACCGTCACCGGCATCGGCCGGGACAAGGCGGTCCAGATCTGGTACAAGGCGCTCTCCGCGTACATGACCTCGACCACCGACTACGCGGCCGCGCGCACGGCCACGGAGAAGGCGGCGACCGACCTGTACGGGGCGGGCAGCCCGGAGCTCGCGGCCGTGGACGCCGCCTGGTCGGGCGTCAACGTGAAGTAG
- a CDS encoding sensor histidine kinase: MDVSAQVKQQLFQQSAGSKRYEVEHRTEATDPDDRRLALLMHAAFFLLLGASLARFLLRHPGEDRTPWIIALSVALAALYLLGPALGSRPTPRRLARLGVLVAVWMVLVVLAPSFAWCAVPLFYTGLRLLPPRAAFALVALLTVFVVAAQLRLAHGFDPNLVLAPPAVAATATAVFVHMQRQGVRQRELIDDLLRTRRELAATERREGTLAERQRLSMEIHDTLAQGLSSQQMLLQAADRTWEADPATARRHVRTATGIAERNLAEARRFVHDLAPADLAEGGGLEAALRALATRETAQAQGLLMVRCHVEGTPHAALPDRVQSALLRIAQGALANVKEHADATEAALTLTHLDDRTVLDIADNGRGFTPPAPAVALRRTWGAAALHPAAGVRGHGLPAMRARLHQLGGTLTIESAPGDGTVVSAEVPLPAPSSSPAPSPSPEEPS, encoded by the coding sequence ATGGATGTATCCGCGCAGGTCAAGCAGCAGCTCTTTCAGCAGTCGGCAGGGAGTAAGAGGTACGAGGTGGAGCACCGGACCGAAGCCACCGACCCGGATGACCGCCGGCTCGCGCTGCTCATGCACGCCGCGTTCTTCCTGCTGCTCGGCGCGTCCCTGGCCCGCTTCCTGCTCCGCCACCCGGGCGAGGACCGCACCCCGTGGATCATCGCGCTGTCCGTCGCGCTCGCCGCGCTGTATCTGCTGGGCCCGGCGCTCGGCTCTCGCCCCACCCCGCGCCGACTGGCCCGGCTCGGCGTGCTGGTGGCCGTGTGGATGGTGCTCGTCGTCCTCGCGCCGAGCTTCGCCTGGTGCGCGGTGCCGCTCTTTTACACCGGGCTGCGGCTGCTCCCGCCGCGCGCCGCGTTCGCCCTCGTCGCACTGCTCACCGTGTTCGTCGTGGCCGCGCAGTTGCGGCTGGCCCACGGCTTCGACCCGAATCTGGTGCTCGCGCCCCCCGCCGTGGCGGCCACCGCGACCGCGGTCTTCGTCCACATGCAGCGCCAGGGGGTGCGCCAGCGCGAACTGATCGACGATCTGCTGCGTACCCGCCGCGAACTCGCCGCCACCGAACGCCGCGAAGGCACGCTCGCCGAACGCCAGCGGCTCTCCATGGAGATCCACGACACCCTCGCGCAGGGCCTGTCCAGCCAGCAGATGCTGCTCCAGGCCGCGGACCGCACCTGGGAGGCCGACCCGGCGACCGCCCGCCGCCATGTCCGTACGGCCACCGGCATCGCCGAGCGCAACCTCGCCGAAGCGCGCCGCTTCGTCCACGACCTGGCACCGGCGGATCTCGCGGAGGGAGGTGGCCTGGAGGCGGCGCTGCGCGCACTGGCCACCCGCGAAACGGCGCAGGCCCAGGGACTGCTCATGGTCCGCTGCCATGTGGAGGGGACGCCGCACGCGGCACTGCCCGACCGGGTGCAGTCCGCGCTGCTGCGCATCGCCCAGGGCGCCCTGGCCAATGTGAAGGAGCACGCGGACGCCACGGAGGCCGCGCTGACACTGACCCACCTGGACGACCGGACCGTCCTGGACATCGCCGACAACGGCCGCGGCTTCACCCCGCCCGCACCGGCGGTAGCCCTGCGCCGTACGTGGGGGGCGGCCGCCCTGCATCCGGCAGCAGGCGTACGCGGCCACGGACTGCCCGCGATGCGCGCCCGGCTGCACCAGCTCGGCGGCACGCTCACGATCGAGTCGGCACCGGGCGACGGAACCGTCGTCTCCGCCGAGGTCCCCCTGCCCGCCCCCTCGTCCTCGCCCGCCCCGTCGCCCTCGCCGGAGGAACCCTCATGA
- a CDS encoding pentapeptide repeat-containing protein — protein sequence MGPMARNSRSDGGGGKGVVAAARRPEVRLPPLVPYDGEGLEPDGDYDGVRFEGVDLADGSGPGARFMDCALEGCGLDRTKLVRARFIDSVLTGVRGVGTDLAGASLRDVEVVDARLGGVQLHGAVLERVHVRGGKIDYLNLRKARLTDVVFEGCVLSEPDFGDAQLVRVEFRDCVLKRADFSSARMDAVDLRTAAELDIARGVERLAGAVISPLQLMELAPAFAAQIGVRVEA from the coding sequence ATGGGACCCATGGCACGTAACAGCAGGAGTGACGGCGGGGGCGGGAAGGGCGTCGTGGCGGCGGCGCGGCGGCCGGAGGTGCGGCTGCCGCCGCTCGTTCCGTACGACGGGGAGGGACTGGAGCCGGACGGCGACTACGACGGTGTGCGGTTCGAGGGGGTGGATCTCGCGGACGGGTCCGGGCCGGGCGCGCGGTTCATGGACTGCGCGCTGGAGGGGTGCGGTCTCGACCGTACGAAGCTGGTCAGGGCCCGTTTCATCGACTCGGTGCTGACGGGGGTGCGGGGTGTCGGCACCGACCTCGCGGGGGCGTCGCTGCGCGATGTGGAGGTGGTGGACGCGCGGCTGGGCGGGGTGCAGCTGCACGGTGCGGTGCTGGAGCGGGTGCATGTGCGCGGCGGGAAGATCGATTACCTGAATCTGCGGAAGGCGCGGCTGACGGACGTGGTCTTCGAGGGCTGTGTGCTGTCCGAGCCGGACTTCGGGGACGCGCAGCTGGTGCGGGTGGAGTTCCGGGACTGCGTGCTGAAGCGGGCCGACTTCAGCTCCGCGCGGATGGACGCCGTGGATCTGCGAACGGCCGCCGAGCTGGACATCGCGCGGGGGGTGGAGCGGCTGGCGGGGGCGGTGATCAGCCCGCTGCAGCTGATGGAGCTGGCGCCGGCCTTCGCGGCACAGATCGGGGTGCGGGTGGAGGCGTAG
- a CDS encoding GNAT family N-acetyltransferase: MIRTATAADVPVIHAMVRELADYEKALHEANATQEQLREALFGERPAAYAHIAESDEDGEIVGFALWFLNFSTWRGVHGIYLEDLYVRPDRRGGGHGKALLTELARICVERGYERLEWSVLDWNAPSIAFYESLGARPQDEWTVYRLTDGALAELGG; this comes from the coding sequence ATGATTCGTACCGCTACCGCTGCCGATGTCCCTGTCATTCACGCGATGGTCCGTGAGCTCGCCGACTACGAGAAGGCGCTCCATGAGGCGAACGCCACCCAGGAGCAGCTGCGCGAGGCACTCTTCGGTGAGCGGCCCGCAGCGTACGCGCACATCGCCGAGTCCGACGAGGACGGTGAGATCGTCGGTTTCGCGCTGTGGTTCCTGAACTTCTCGACGTGGCGCGGGGTGCACGGCATCTACCTGGAGGACCTGTACGTACGTCCGGACCGGCGCGGTGGCGGGCACGGGAAGGCGCTGCTGACGGAGCTGGCACGGATCTGTGTGGAGCGTGGTTACGAGCGTCTGGAGTGGTCGGTGCTGGACTGGAACGCCCCGTCCATCGCCTTCTACGAGTCGCTGGGTGCGCGGCCGCAGGACGAGTGGACGGTGTACCGGCTGACGGACGGGGCGCTGGCGGAGCTCGGCGGCTGA
- a CDS encoding GlcG/HbpS family heme-binding protein yields MKKMPLRTRVLTGAVAAAALGAGTFGAMSASASAPAAAPAAAVTADTADRNLQQTTHLTVAAATKAARAALDAAEKENQRVAVAVVDRNGNTVVTLRGDGSGPQAYESAEKKAYTAVSWNAPTSVLAGRLAQAPNLKDIPGTLFLAGGAPVQVKDAPVAGIGVAGAPSGDLDEKFARAGVAALAK; encoded by the coding sequence ATGAAGAAGATGCCGCTGCGCACCCGTGTCCTCACCGGTGCCGTCGCCGCCGCCGCGCTCGGTGCCGGAACCTTCGGTGCCATGTCCGCGAGCGCCTCCGCACCTGCCGCTGCGCCTGCCGCCGCCGTCACGGCCGACACGGCGGACCGGAACCTCCAGCAGACCACGCATCTGACCGTCGCCGCCGCCACCAAGGCCGCGCGGGCCGCCCTCGACGCCGCCGAGAAGGAGAACCAGCGTGTGGCGGTCGCCGTCGTCGACCGGAACGGCAACACCGTCGTGACGCTGCGCGGCGACGGCTCCGGCCCGCAGGCGTACGAGTCCGCCGAGAAGAAGGCGTACACCGCTGTCTCCTGGAACGCCCCCACCTCCGTGCTCGCGGGCCGCCTGGCGCAGGCCCCGAACCTGAAGGACATCCCTGGCACCCTGTTCCTCGCGGGCGGCGCCCCGGTGCAGGTCAAGGACGCACCGGTGGCCGGCATCGGAGTGGCCGGTGCCCCCAGTGGCGACCTCGACGAGAAGTTCGCCCGGGCGGGCGTCGCCGCACTCGCCAAGTAG
- a CDS encoding zinc-binding dehydrogenase: MHAVRLHTFGPAENLTYETTDDPVPGPGQVRIAVAAAGVHLLDTALREGMTGPFPAPAELPTVPGREVAGTVDMLGGSTDPGLLGRRVVAHLGTAPGGYAELAVTDADRLHRIPPGLDEAEAVAMIGTGRTALGILQFTDLGPDSIALVPAAAGGIGTLLVQYAKNAGAIVIGLAGGPAKTAAVRANGADLAVDYTLPDWPRRVRAHLDGLGRRATVVYDSVGGVTGRAAVDLLGKGGQHIVFGWSGEGLHNGSPLTFTDEELAERGITSQGVLGPAMMQKAGGLRVLEERALAEAAAGRLHPAVQRFPLAEAAAAHRALETRGTMGKVVLVP, from the coding sequence ATGCACGCCGTCCGCCTCCACACCTTCGGCCCCGCCGAGAACCTCACGTACGAGACGACCGACGACCCCGTACCCGGCCCCGGCCAGGTCCGTATCGCCGTCGCCGCGGCGGGCGTGCACCTCCTGGACACCGCCCTGCGCGAGGGCATGACAGGCCCCTTCCCGGCCCCCGCCGAACTGCCCACCGTCCCGGGCCGGGAAGTCGCCGGAACGGTCGACATGCTCGGCGGGTCCACCGACCCCGGACTGCTCGGCAGGCGCGTCGTCGCCCATCTCGGCACGGCCCCCGGCGGTTACGCCGAACTCGCCGTCACCGACGCCGACAGGCTCCACCGGATCCCGCCCGGCCTCGACGAAGCCGAAGCCGTCGCCATGATCGGCACCGGCCGCACCGCACTCGGCATCCTGCAGTTCACCGACCTCGGCCCCGACTCCATCGCCCTGGTCCCGGCCGCCGCGGGCGGCATCGGCACCCTGCTCGTGCAGTACGCCAAGAACGCCGGGGCCATCGTCATAGGCCTGGCCGGCGGTCCCGCCAAGACCGCCGCGGTCAGGGCCAACGGCGCCGACCTCGCCGTCGACTACACCCTCCCCGACTGGCCCCGGCGGGTCCGCGCCCACCTGGACGGCCTCGGCCGCCGCGCCACCGTCGTCTACGACTCCGTGGGCGGCGTCACCGGCCGCGCGGCCGTCGACCTCCTCGGCAAGGGCGGGCAGCACATCGTCTTCGGCTGGTCCGGCGAAGGACTCCACAACGGGTCCCCGCTCACCTTCACCGACGAGGAACTCGCCGAACGCGGCATCACATCCCAGGGCGTCCTCGGACCGGCGATGATGCAGAAGGCGGGCGGCCTGCGCGTCCTCGAGGAACGCGCGCTCGCCGAAGCCGCCGCCGGACGGCTGCACCCCGCCGTCCAGCGCTTCCCCCTCGCCGAAGCGGCCGCCGCCCACCGCGCCCTGGAGACGCGCGGCACGATGGGCAAGGTCGTCCTCGTGCCGTAG
- a CDS encoding ankyrin repeat domain-containing protein, with translation MNTLDQDLLRAARTGDADAARTAVEGGARVDARDEERRTPLLLAVYGDHVRLARLLVEAGADPDAQDRREDSPWLATGVTGSVAMLHILLPAGPDLKLRNRFGGIALIPASERGHVGYVRELLRLTDIDVDHVNRLGWTALLEAVILGDGGRAHQEIVELLLAAGATPGLPDGDGVTALEHAERRGFAEIAALLRNRYPK, from the coding sequence ATGAACACCCTCGATCAGGACCTCCTCCGAGCCGCGCGCACCGGTGACGCCGATGCCGCACGCACCGCTGTCGAGGGCGGCGCCCGCGTCGACGCCCGCGACGAGGAGCGGCGCACCCCGCTGCTCCTCGCCGTGTACGGCGACCACGTCCGGCTCGCCCGGCTGCTCGTCGAGGCGGGTGCGGATCCCGACGCGCAGGACCGGCGCGAGGACAGTCCCTGGCTGGCGACCGGCGTCACCGGCAGCGTCGCGATGCTGCACATCCTGCTGCCGGCCGGTCCCGACCTGAAGCTCCGTAACCGGTTCGGCGGCATCGCGCTGATCCCGGCGAGCGAGCGCGGCCACGTCGGTTACGTACGGGAGCTGCTCCGCCTCACGGACATCGACGTCGACCACGTCAACCGGCTCGGCTGGACCGCCCTGCTGGAGGCCGTGATCCTGGGCGACGGCGGCCGGGCGCACCAGGAGATCGTCGAACTGTTGCTGGCGGCGGGCGCGACCCCCGGTCTGCCGGACGGCGACGGGGTGACGGCGCTGGAACACGCGGAGCGGCGCGGGTTCGCGGAGATCGCGGCGCTGCTGCGGAACCGGTACCCGAAGTGA